From a single Paenibacillus sp. FSL W8-0426 genomic region:
- a CDS encoding DUF1054 domain-containing protein, with translation MTFSGFNDNDFDVFQIPGLEPRMEMLIERVRPKLETIGAELAPYLTELCGEEMFVHVAKHARRTVNPPIDTWVAWASSKRGYKALPHFEVGLFGTHLFVIFAIIYESPNKAAFAEGLERQLREVRRFMPQGYYWSMDHMSPTGTLQQNMQDEDYDKIITKLKTVKKAEVMCGLRIERDDPLAADGEKLLETVRQTFKTLLPLYKMSF, from the coding sequence ATGACTTTTTCGGGGTTTAACGATAACGATTTTGATGTTTTCCAGATACCTGGACTGGAACCGCGTATGGAAATGCTGATCGAGCGGGTACGGCCGAAGCTGGAAACGATCGGAGCAGAGCTTGCGCCGTACCTGACGGAATTGTGCGGGGAGGAAATGTTCGTGCATGTGGCCAAACACGCGCGCAGAACCGTCAATCCGCCTATAGATACATGGGTGGCCTGGGCTTCCTCCAAACGTGGATATAAAGCATTGCCACACTTTGAAGTGGGTTTGTTTGGCACGCATCTGTTCGTCATTTTCGCCATCATCTACGAGAGTCCGAACAAAGCGGCATTTGCCGAAGGGCTGGAGCGCCAGTTGCGGGAAGTACGCCGGTTCATGCCACAGGGTTACTATTGGTCCATGGACCATATGTCGCCCACAGGTACCCTTCAGCAAAATATGCAGGATGAGGATTACGATAAAATCATCACCAAGCTGAAGACGGTGAAAAAAGCCGAGGTGATGTGCGGCCTGCGTATTGAGCGCGATGATCCGCTGGCGGCAGACGGCGAAAAGCTGCTTGAAACCGTGCGTCAAACGTTCAAAACGTTGCTGCCTTTGTATAAAATGTCATTTTAG
- a CDS encoding MFS transporter gives MQPQPATKPTNILRTPFFIAMWLTLFLVEVIKGALLVAVLPVYMGSVLGLSAGIIGVAFALQYLGDNLFRAPSGWAAERIGFRLTMVTALVCTLLALIMIIFFKSSFGLSLACLILGIGTSPLWPCAMTGVTAMSGPQNKNGTAMGALEMAALGGTGLGPVGMNWLLERTHHDYRTIFLVLLGCAVLVILVAMILPGHVVVEGEHSEAANKGRQKNVPAKPHLFTPLFRLKKSVQQTLQRVRDTLNVNPLVYPALFMQSFVIGLLSPVITLYTRTDLHISPNLYSLLLVAGGGITVLALLPVGKMVDRFGTSLFLNMGFLLAAASLLAFASITSIPVVFGIVMLVGVSYAMILPAWNTFVATLIPKGERGAIWGFFLTLQGSGMVVGPIVSGLLWDHVGHPAPFIASAVVMASLAAVHFVLSRKPYRTVPAK, from the coding sequence ATGCAACCACAACCAGCAACCAAACCGACCAACATTTTGCGCACGCCTTTTTTTATCGCCATGTGGCTGACCTTGTTTTTGGTCGAGGTCATTAAAGGGGCGCTGCTCGTCGCCGTCCTTCCCGTATACATGGGGAGCGTCCTTGGATTGTCCGCCGGGATTATCGGCGTAGCCTTTGCTTTGCAATATTTGGGAGATAATTTGTTTCGTGCCCCGTCAGGATGGGCTGCCGAGCGAATCGGTTTTCGCCTAACGATGGTGACGGCATTAGTGTGCACCCTCCTTGCGCTCATCATGATTATTTTTTTCAAAAGCTCATTCGGCTTGTCGCTGGCCTGCCTGATTCTCGGCATCGGCACGTCTCCGTTATGGCCGTGCGCGATGACAGGAGTAACGGCAATGTCCGGCCCCCAGAACAAAAACGGGACTGCGATGGGCGCGCTGGAGATGGCTGCGCTTGGCGGCACGGGGCTCGGCCCTGTTGGCATGAATTGGCTGCTTGAGCGGACGCATCACGATTACCGCACCATTTTTCTCGTGCTGCTGGGCTGTGCCGTCCTGGTCATTCTTGTCGCCATGATCTTGCCAGGACATGTAGTCGTGGAGGGAGAGCATTCAGAGGCTGCGAACAAAGGGAGACAGAAAAACGTGCCGGCGAAACCTCATCTGTTCACACCGCTGTTTCGGCTCAAGAAAAGTGTGCAGCAAACATTGCAGCGGGTGCGTGACACTTTAAACGTAAATCCGCTCGTCTATCCGGCCTTGTTCATGCAATCCTTCGTCATTGGATTGCTCAGCCCGGTCATTACGCTGTATACGCGTACGGACTTGCATATTTCGCCGAATCTGTACAGCCTGCTGCTGGTGGCGGGCGGAGGGATTACGGTGCTGGCCCTGCTGCCCGTCGGCAAAATGGTGGACAGGTTCGGTACATCCCTGTTTCTGAACATGGGCTTTTTGCTCGCTGCAGCCAGTTTGCTGGCATTTGCCTCCATCACTTCGATTCCGGTTGTATTCGGCATCGTCATGCTGGTTGGCGTTAGCTATGCCATGATTTTGCCGGCCTGGAACACCTTTGTGGCGACGCTGATTCCCAAGGGAGAGCGAGGGGCCATCTGGGGTTTCTTTCTTACCCTTCAAGGGTCGGGCATGGTGGTAGGCCCCATCGTATCCGGCTTGCTCTGGGACCACGTCGGTCACCCGGCTCCGTTTATCGCCAGCGCGGTGGTGATGGCTTCATTGGCGGCGGTGCATTTTGTGCTTTCGCGGAAGCCGTATCGAACCGTGCCGGCCAAATAA